A region of the Plasmodium sp. gorilla clade G2 genome assembly, chromosome: 9 genome:
aaataaataaataaaataaacacccttattatatatatatatatatatttttttttttcttataacaattaaaaagatatataaatatcaagcgttacaaaataaatgtaagttaattattataatagaaCAATAGTGTTTTTTTGAGAacatttcataaaaaaagaaaaaattgatactatttattttaaataaaatatatggaaatattaaaaggcacacatacataaaatatatatgtatatattattttttttaatattatcccTCAAATAGTAacatttttttgaaaaaaaaaaaaaaaaaaaaaatatttataaatatttattaatacatacattatatatcatatatatatatattatttataaattttgcCTATTCGgagatatttatatatatatatataacttggtcattttattatttaaaaaaaatgtacataaaataaatatgcaaGAACTTCTTTTCTATACGTAAATGTAAACAAggatatataatgaaaaacatTTCCAAGGAAGATATCCTTTTGAAATATAAAGAGAAAGATGAATTCATTTATAGTCAGctacaaaatatattgacTTCCCAACCCTTTAACACAATtgtaatcaaaaaaataaaatgaaataaaaaaaaaattaaatgaaataaaataaaaaaaaattaaatgaaataatgaatatatacacacatatatattatatatatatatatttctatttatttatttatttatttatatttattttttatacccAAAGCTGGAATATGAAAATGGAGATATTTACATAGGTacttcaaaaaataaaaaaagaaatggaTTTGGATACTACCTATATGTTAATATGAACACCATATATCAAGGGTaagtatttttaaatatatataattcatttttatgttcCTATTTAATAAGTctacattttttcttttttttactttctAAAAGACAATGGAACAATAATACCAAAAATGGGTATGGGACGTTATATAATCAAAAAGAAGTTATATACTCAGGTAGAGACATAACATTTTTATGTAGACCATTATATGTAaacattctttttttttttttttttttacacataTGGCTCATTTATtgtagtattatatatatatatatttatttatttatatatatatatatatatatatatatatatatttttttttttttttttttttttttttctgactTGTTCAGGTGAATGGTTAAATAACATTCCTCACGGTTTTGGTTGTAATCAGAAAGATGGGCAATTATATATGGGTTGTTATAAATATGGATTTATGAATGGTGTTGgtatattaagaaaaaagagGAGTTTgaatttttgtttgtttgaatggaataagaaaaaatgtatgataagaatttttaaatatatggatatatatttatatatatataataacgatgaacaaatattatataaagaaaaaatggatgatatatttccattttatattgataaaaatttatgtaGGAATATACATGAGCAGGtatttgataaattatttgGGATGTCTGATGAATTGACAAGTCATCTGTTTCAATCGatgaataagaaaaataataagattaAGGAGTGTGTGAATTCTCAAGGgatattacaatatattaattatgatGACCATTTGAATTTTCTAaaggatataataaataaaacggatatattaaatttgagaattgatgataataaaataaatgataataaaataaatgataataataataataaaaataatatatatgatgataataataataataataatatatatgatgataataataataataaaaataatatatatgatgataataataataataatatttatgatgatggtaataataactatgaatttcatttttttgataaatcctcaaaaaataaaagtaatataaacaaagtagagaatgataaaaaaaaaacacaatcggattcttcttcttcttatAATGAAACCAACAAGTTTACTTATATGTCTTATTCAAAAGAAAGATTATATCCATATGATATAACAAAAAGTAAAAGACTGTTCAAtgatatgtttttattttatcatacaGATTCTTGTATGAGTGACTTTTGCATACAAAGGGGTGACGAAAGTGAGagtaatatgaataaacatgaaataaaaaaaatgaaaaaaatgaaaaataaaataaaaattgaatTTCCAACAAATGTTGTGCAAGAcggaataataaaagaagacaattgtgatatatatgaaaaatataaaaaatgtgatataaatcaaaaaactcaaaatgatatatttcattttgaaATGTATGAACAATTAGCCCATTcacatataaaaagaaagaaaaaaaaaaaagaagaatattataaattatttatttcaaatTGTAATATAAACGTATCCGATTCTAACAATTTACAATTAATTAATCACAAAacagaaaataataacaataataataataataataataatgtaagaATAAACAATGGGATATATTCAAAAGAttatttgttcttttatgaaaatctatttatttatttaaaagaattaaataaaaaaaaaaaaatagaaaatatttacCAATGGGAAAAAGaccatattttaattttattatatttatttaaattgaatagatatattaaatcttTTTCatctaataaaattaaagggcttcattttttttttattttaaatactaaggttttaaaagaattagGAATAAGTAATAAAGAAcacatattttttcttatgaatataattaatacgtttaataatattcataatatatatttaaaagtattaaaaaaagatatgCTTATATACAATGATTACAAGTCTTCATATGCACAGCATTCTATAAATAAGAAGGaagtttttataataaaaaaatttgataaGAGTATACCCCcaaatcattttttatgttattataaaaattcacGGGTATATTTGAAAGGttttacacaaaaaaaaaatatatatatatataaatcaagtgaaaaaaaggaaaaaaatatattactaaaTATAAATGGCACGTGCGAAAAAcgtattgaaaaaaaaagtgatgaGAACATGcaacatataaatgatgaaggTAAAAATGAAGTAGCTGATCATAATgcagatataaatatttctataaagatacaaaataataaggatgataaatatgacaaaaataacaatgattataataaaaataataatacagacGAAAAAAAGACCTTTCCAAATTTCAAGAACAATCTGTTCAATGCTGCTCATAGGTTATTATATAACGAATCAATAAATGaaacattatttaataatctgaaaaatattaaaaagaatttaCTCAAATTAGAAGAGCAACAAGATGAATAtacaaatgatgaaaaaaatttaggAGACTATGAAAATATGACAAATAAGTCTTTATCATAtcatgataaaaatataattgagaacaataaaatatatcctccacataataaaacaaagggacaaattaataataataataataatatgattattaatacaaaggaatataaaaaaaaaaaaaaaaaatatatatatatacataataatcctaccaattataaaaagacatataataataaaaaaaataatataattgataaatcaataaaaaaaattgaatacATAAAGGAATATTTAATAGTATCTAATTTAAGACATCCAAGTATCTTACAATGTATaggaaatatattcattgaTAACATGGAAGAATGTGGTATtgtttttgaatatataaaaggtcaaactttatatgattttatatataaaaagggatataataaaaatgatataaatgataagatAAATAACAATCaacatgataataataatattgacaataataacaataatagtGACAATAATAGtgacaataataacaataataatattaatagtatgaaccatatacataataacaCCTTTAGATTTAAAGAAATTGTAAAATTATTGTTCGAAATTTCATCGtgcttatattatatacataaaaaaaatatttgtcatggaaatataaacagtaaaaatataatgataacaaaaaaaggagatataaaaatatataattttgaatGTTCATTTATTGAAAGtttttatgattataaaatgaaaaaaaataaagaaccgaatagaaaaaataaaaatgattatgatatttataataatatatctttgaATGAAAAAATGTTTTTACCATTCCCTTATTTTACtacaattaataatataaaaaacaataaCATATCAAACTTATTGTCATTTAGTAACaaccatttatattattattatataaataaaaaaaatgatgaatattattatatagcaCCTGAAGTTTTAAGACAAGaagaatatacaaaaaaaagtgATATCTATTCCTTTGGTGTTATTATGtatgaaattatttttgAGAAAATACCTTTTAAAAATGATCCTTctcctttctttttttcaataCAAACATGTTATCATCCAAGATATATTAACATTGATAGAGTTAAATTGAATTTTATATGtgagaataatatattctctTCTCTTTATCATTCtctttttatgaatattatatttttaataaaacagTGTTTACATCCATTTCCTACCACTCGACCTACTGCAAAATATTTAAGTGATCAATTTGAGCAAATGCTAGAAATAATTAActgttataaaataaaataaaataatatatatgataatataggtgtatatatttttataaataacatGTTTCATGGTCTCatgataatacatatatatatatatgtggatCACAATAGGAGATGTgtctttattataaaaagctcctaattttttaaaaaacgaatttgtattatatacacaagtacatacatatatatatatatatatatatatatatgatgtgtgcacatatttttatttgtttatttatttgtttatttattcatttgattattcacatttattaccaatttttttttttttgtgttcaAGTACAAAATTTTAAAGGTCATGAAATTAAATGGCGTCAATGcaattataaaatgaataaaaaaaaaaaaaaaaaaaaaaaaaaagaagaaaaaaaaaaaaatacacccatatatatatatatatatatatgtgatatattatttatggtgtgcatatttttaatatgctCATTAGAATGTagttaaatatttaaagattaattatatatatatatatatatgtgtttgtGTGTGCAAAAgaaatatgttttttatttcctcTTTAGAAGTAAATATTCATCTGGCTGGTTCAATAGCTGAACAATTTCTGATGCTGTTGGTCTTAAGTTAGGATCATAATTTAAGCATAATCTAATAATATCAGCAAAAGGTGAATTTTCAATTTTGGAATGAATACAAGGAggtaatttttttgtaaatacaTCAACTAGTTTTTCATAGATTTGATCAGATTCAtcaaatgtaataatataatgttgAAAAGGTGATGGTAGGTTCATCATTTCTTGAAATACACATCCCATAGACCAAATATCccatttatatgataatttagTATGATCTAAGAAATTATAATCACTACTTTGTTTTAATGGATGACAAGTTAATAATTCAGGTGGAGCATATATCCATGTTGCTCCTGATACATTAGTAACAATACCATCTTCACATTCTTCAGCATCACCAAAATcacataaatgtatattcCAATCACTATCAATAATTAGATTTTCTGGTTTAATATCTCTATGTAtgattacattttttttatttttaataggtgtatgtaaaaaattaataacttCAGCTAGTTGTCTACACatttttaatgatatatctATACCAAGAActttttcatctttattcatattatttttaatagtaTGTAAATCTAAACCATTTACTAATTTTGTAACTAGCCAAATATCAAAATAACTATGTATTATACCACcacataatttaataatatttggaTGATCACATTTTGCCAAAATTTTCCATTCATTTATTGATCTTTTTGTTAATCCATATGGATCTTGTCTAGCCATTTTATCAACTGGTACTTTTACAGCTACATTCATACCTTTATACCATCCTTTATATACAACACCAAATGACCCTTCTTCAATTAcagtatattttaatttattactaaatttatttgtataatatttcgTTTTTCTTATTTCCCTTTTCATTTTTGCATTGAAaaaatctttattattaattttacatCCACTTAATCCATAATCTTTGGTTGCtccattatttaaaatatggaTCATACCATCTGAGTTcaaaatattgttattattattatgaatgatattattcatatactcttcatttttatcgtATGATAATACATCGACTTCTTCAAAtgtttcaaaatataaatctttcggtttaataatatatgatgtTAAAgattgtaaatattttatatcattttctaaACTTAATAATTGACTTTTAGACATTCTAAACATATTttcatgatttttttttttcttcttagtTAAATCACTACTATtcgatatatatttgtaattcCCATGTTCTATATCATAagaattttgtttattatcattcatgTGGTTGTTAACATAATATCCTTTTACTACATTATTATTGCATGCACCAATATTCTCAAGTACATttggaatatttttattcttcatATTGTTATTGTCAATGGCTTGTTTGCTTTTGCTATATTTCTCTGGGATACTATTACTGTGTtggtttataatataattatgacaGTCCATATTTCTATAACAAATAAGATTATTATTGTTGACATTATTGTTGACATTATTGTTGACATTACTGTTGACATTACTGTTGACATTATTGTTGATATTATTGTTGACATTATTGTTGATATTATTGTTGatattattgttcatattattatttttgatgtttatatttttcatactGTTGTGAAGTTCATTATTCATAATGACCTCTGGATTATATTTAAGAGACACATTAATATTACTTTGCATATTATGATTAAGAATTGACGAGTTTATATTAGacatatcaatattattttctacataatttttatttgcttgttccatttttttatcattatttataacaCCCTTATAATTTAAAGATCCTTTCATTAATACTACAttgttattttcattaatattattattatataaataattgtttggcataattatattattttgataaaatgaattattatttttaatactgttattcatattatcaataatttttccactttcaattttttgattcttatcaatataatttatatcacGATTATTTTCACATTTgattattaaattttctttatttatatatcttctttcgtttattttatcatccaTATGTATATCTGTTATTATCCTCTCATCTATATTTCCATTTTCttctataaaatttaatatctCTTCATTTTTTGAATTTCTTGTCTTTCTATTTTGATTCATAagtacattatttttataagggTGAGCAACATTATTCATTGTATCACCTGTCATTGTTAATCGATCATCCACATgacattttaaaatatccatattgttcttatttatatcatgtagtttttcatttttattatacatacaattatcattcatattattatttgttgtgtttttattattcaaagGAATATTCAAATTGttgtgataataattttcttttatgttattattatgaacatTTCTTATGTTatctaaataattattattcccATCATtaatgtatgtatttttatttacttgGAAGGATTCATCCagcatatttttattaagatcgttcttattatttaaattaagtGAATTCTTAGCATAAGCACTAACactattaatattgttattGTTCATATGGTTTAAATTATTGATATGgtttaaattattcatatggtTTAAATTATtgatatgatttatattattgatatGGTTTAAATTATTGAtatgatttatatgatttatattattcatattattcacattATTGTAACTATTCGTTTCTACCATTTTATTTGCACGTTTTTCTTCATTCATTTTTTGGTTTGATAAGATCATATGAGAAGGAATTGGTATTCCACTTTTTCCATGCGTATATGTATAAGTATCTTTATTaactttcattttatttgtcataaggttattattattcatattattattcgcTTGATTCATATTCTGATTTGGAATAGAATACATATTATCACTCATATTGTCCTTAGcatatgtatttatagaATCTCttacattatttattttattttccacatgaatattcatcatattattaaaagcatgttcgtttttttttatatttacattatttgaaatatttgtTGGAACACCAACATTTGATAAGAACGAATTCATGTTGTTTGGTATATTGGTtcgattattatttaaaaaattgtttatatttttatttaacattatatttgtcatattatcattcaagaaattatttcttttgttGTTTGGAACTACACCTAAATTAAAATTAGtcttattcatataatcattttcatttatttttatattattatttggaaTGGTTATATGAagagaattttttttcatatttaaaaagtcTACATTATTATCACGTTGGTTATTCATCAAGCTCCCTCGTCTTTCTTCCATTTGATTCAATACCTGGTTAAATGATTGATTCAATGATTGATTCAATGGTTGGTTAATGGTTTGATTCATGGTTTGATTCATGGTTTGTTTTACACttgattcattttttataaatccattgatattattattattaatcaaATTTTCCATGTTATCATTattcaataattttttttctccatattctttatttaaaatatttaacatatttGGCATTACtggttttttattatttgttaggAAGCCATTAAATCTGTCACTAAcctttacattattattcatgTTGTTTAAGTTGTTTAAGTTGTTCAtgttgttcatattattcatattattcatattattcatattattcacacCATTCatgttattcatattattcatattattcatattattcatgttACTACTTTCATTGgatgtaatatttttcctATAGcctaaattattatttgcaCTTATTGtttgaaaatttttattatccttCATATGGGAAAAATccattacatttttattcatcAATGATCTATTATTACAATCACCCACatgatgattattatttatattcttcatttttatattcatacacTTATTAGAAGTCATGTTttgtttattaattaataattttgtagGATTATGAGCAAACGAAtgaacaatattattattttttaaaatctgAGAATTGTttccatttttattacatgttatattattatgtattgcgtttatattttttaatgtattattcattgaattcatatttttaagaatatcATTTtccaaatttttatttttcttcataaaGCTATTTATACTATTCATATTGTTAAGATTATTAAAACTGTTCACCATTTTagcattattcatattattaatattattcatactatttacatttactacattttttataactttATTCATACTATTCATGTTATTCATGTTGTTTAAGTTATTCATGTTATTCAAGTTATTCATGTTATTCatactattcatattattcatattattcacacTATTCATACTATTCAcaccattaatattattcatattattcacacTATtcctattattaatattgtgcacattatttaatatatccatAGTACTTACAACATTTTTCATACTACTATACTTTCtagaattatttaataaatccaTGGTACTTATATCTTTCATgttatttacattatttaaaatgtttatattattcatattatttccaCATAAATTGttggatataataaaactatttttatattttaaagaatcattattatattgatcgttcatattaatattataattattattactattaatgttattattcatattgtcatagtttatattcatatcattgtatataatatcattcttcttcatttctATAACTTGAGAGTTATTCAGATGATATCCTATATCTCCTTTATTTggattattatcatcacctTTAGTCATTCTAATATGatgtaaattataattattcatattattcacacTATTCATGTTATTCAcactattcatattattcacactattcatattattcacactattcatattattcaaactattaatattattcacaCTATTCATATTTGTCATTTTATcctttatatattccatattatcattactcATATAACACTGTTGATCAAATCCATTTTTCATATTGTCTTGATTCGTTTTATGATTAGTATTAGGTGCATGCACATCCATATTATGATTAATCTTTTCATATGTATTcccatttatatcattatgaCAGTTATTCGAAATATCTTTTTGATCTTCTAAATTAATAGaactattatatttatcatcttTCACACCATGCATAGAAAGATTAATAGAGTTAGATTCACTCATATTATTaccattcatattattattaccattcatattattattaacattgtcttcattattataaacattatttacataattattttctcccatattattattaaaaccatcatttataaaaaaattatcatttgtatCAGTACCATGTATATCTATATAACtcttattcatattattatttttatgattcttaattttattattcattttatctttatttgaaAAACTACCATAAAAAGCATGTTCATCATTTAcaccattattatttttatcattataagaATATGAATCATAGTTCTTAATAggacatatattttttttctttacactatcgaatttatatattttattatcaaaatgatacatattattactactattattattaatgctatttttttttttaaaattattacgattaatatttgaattattgtCATCAATAGGATCATTCTTATCATCAATATGATcgtttttatcatcatcatcaatattattattattattattattatttgtatatgttGTACTCCTATTATTTTCACAGTCTAGTATGTCattctcattattattttttttatcatcgaACATATAATTGtaagaaaagaaattatcTATTCTTGCATTatctacatttatataattattttctaaaCTATTAGAATGTTTTAAATTTCTTtgttcttctttttcatatgtattatatgaaatatgtgtatttttttcgGCCACAGTCTCTtcatcctttttattattatcacatatatcattattaataagaaaattgttattacttttattataaaaagatgaaatattattattatcattattattactattattatgttcgtttgtttttatattgtcatcctttgaagaaaaaacattattatttaaattattcatataattatcattatttgttgtaatatttttattctcattaatattcattttcattttttgataTGATAAAAGACGTTTATAGTTATATTCACTGATACCTTCTTCTACGTCAATAAAATGATCactgtatttttttttcaaatcgTTGTTATATAAGAACTCTTCATAGTTTATATTATCTGTATGATAACTATTATGATGATCATcaaaatgattattattactaacactactacttttattattattattatgatttgtATTAATGTccatattctttatattattcatactatcattattattacttgtAACATCACACACATTTTTGTTACTCGACAATGGTAATACCACGTTTTTAACTTCTACCTCCAAATTATGATCACTTAAGAAATTTATGActtcattattatgattCAAACCTGCTTTATTagtataagaaaaaatagaagTATTAACTTCTTGATGCTTTAAAGATTCTCCTAATGTggtacttttatttttataaatataactataactataacaattattattattattattattattattatgttcatGAAGATGTATTTCATTATGATCATTCAATACATTTTCAATATCTtgattattttgataatCATTTTCTAATTTCATATCTCCATGGTTCTCATTTTTCGTTTCTAAATTTGTgaattcattataataatcttcattcatattaataatattattagtatttttattactatcattaaggtggttattattatatttgtatatattagtaGCTTTATAATTACAACAAcaactactactactactattattattattattattattaatattattattattattaatattatttatgccttttatattatctgtATGGTTATCAATGGgtattttatcattaaatgaactagattttatatttacattattattattattattattattattactattattattattattattgttactatcctttgtaatatttttcattcttttatttattacgtTAAGAAaatctttataattttctttctcTTGCACTTTACAAATTTCCTCTTGTAGTGTTAAGGAATTCATATCTTTATCCTTACATTCaaacaaataatttttatcattattataattattactattagaattattttctatattattattaatatttaaaatgtttaATAATTTCCTATTTTCTAAAATTGTAATATCAGATACATTCGTGCTAATATTGCTATTCATATGAAtatgttcattattattattattattactgtttatattattactgtttatattattattatttatattatcaaaattattaacattttCATTACACTGATCTCTTAATAACACATGGTCATTACTCACTTTTGACGTCGGCTCTTCATTTGTATATGAAGgtgaattataataaagatcATCTTGATgtctataattattatctttatcatatttctcatttctaaaataataattattattatttttagaaatatcattatttatattactggACATTGTATGTtcgtttataatattat
Encoded here:
- a CDS encoding protein kinase, putative, whose product is MKNISKEDILLKYKEKDEFIYSQLQNILTSQPFNTILEYENGDIYIGTSKNKKRNGFGYYLYVNMNTIYQGQWNNNTKNGYGTLYNQKEVIYSGEWLNNIPHGFGCNQKDGQLYMGCYKYGFMNGVGILRKKRSLNFCLFEWNKKKCMIRIFKYMDIYLYIYNNDEQILYKEKMDDIFPFYIDKNLCRNIHEQVFDKLFGMSDELTSHLFQSMNKKNNKIKECVNSQGILQYINYDDHLNFLKDIINKTDILNLRIDDNKINDNKINDNNNNKNNIYDDNNNNNNIYDDNNNNKNNIYDDNNNNNIYDDGNNNYEFHFFDKSSKNKSNINKVENDKKKTQSDSSSSYNETNKFTYMSYSKERLYPYDITKSKRLFNDMFLFYHTDSCMSDFCIQRGDESESNMNKHEIKKMKKMKNKIKIEFPTNVVQDGIIKEDNCDIYEKYKKCDINQKTQNDIFHFEMYEQLAHSHIKRKKKKKEEYYKLFISNCNINVSDSNNLQLINHKTENNNNNNNNNNNVRINNGIYSKDYLFFYENLFIYLKELNKKKKIENIYQWEKDHILILLYLFKLNRYIKSFSSNKIKGLHFFFILNTKVLKELGISNKEHIFFLMNIINTFNNIHNIYLKVLKKDMLIYNDYKSSYAQHSINKKEVFIIKKFDKSIPPNHFLCYYKNSRVYLKGFTQKKNIYIYKSSEKKEKNILLNINGTCEKRIEKKSDENMQHINDEGKNEVADHNADINISIKIQNNKDDKYDKNNNDYNKNNNTDEKKTFPNFKNNLFNAAHRLLYNESINETLFNNLKNIKKNLLKLEEQQDEYTNDEKNLGDYENMTNKSLSYHDKNIIENNKIYPPHNKTKGQINNNNNNMIINTKEYKKKKKKYIYIHNNPTNYKKTYNNKKNNIIDKSIKKIEYIKEYLIVSNLRHPSILQCIGNIFIDNMEECGIVFEYIKGQTLYDFIYKKGYNKNDINDKINNNQHDNNNIDNNNNNSDNNSDNNNNNNINSMNHIHNNTFRFKEIVKLLFEISSCLYYIHKKNICHGNINSKNIMITKKGDIKIYNFECSFIESFYDYKMKKNKEPNRKNKNDYDIYNNISLNEKMFLPFPYFTTINNIKNNNISNLLSFSNNHLYYYYINKKNDEYYYIAPEVLRQEEYTKKSDIYSFGVIMYEIIFEKIPFKNDPSPFFFSIQTCYHPRYINIDRVKLNFICENNIFSSLYHSLFMNIIFLIKQCLHPFPTTRPTAKYLSDQFEQMLEIINCYKIK